Proteins from a genomic interval of Sphingobacterium lactis:
- a CDS encoding DUF1801 domain-containing protein encodes METTFTTIDEYIAGYDGELRQRLDELREIIRKAAPKEAKETINYRMPTFRYNGNLIHFAMFKHHIGVYPGVEAIDKFAQELKDYKTSKGAVQLPLDKPIPKKLITDMVLFNVEMLQDKKNPSWETKYPQWEACEEFMAQLILKTTSPLKKEIKWGANVYTFSGKNVIGWGGFKDFFSLWFYNGVFLTDSLEVLITASEGKTKSLRQWRFTDVKQMDEQQILNYIEESVQTIRDGKEIKPEKASPKKVEGLLKEALDNDVQFAHAFQKLTPGKQKDYIEHIEEAKQEKTKLARIDKIKPMILEGKGLHDKYKR; translated from the coding sequence ATGGAAACAACCTTTACGACAATTGATGAATATATTGCGGGCTATGATGGCGAACTTCGCCAACGCTTGGATGAGTTGCGCGAGATCATCCGCAAAGCTGCCCCAAAGGAAGCCAAAGAAACCATCAATTACCGAATGCCAACCTTCCGTTATAACGGTAATCTGATTCATTTTGCCATGTTCAAGCATCATATCGGCGTTTATCCCGGTGTGGAAGCCATCGATAAGTTCGCTCAGGAGTTAAAGGACTACAAAACGTCCAAGGGGGCGGTTCAGCTTCCTCTGGATAAACCCATTCCCAAAAAACTAATTACCGATATGGTCCTGTTCAATGTGGAGATGTTACAGGACAAGAAAAATCCAAGCTGGGAAACCAAATACCCACAATGGGAAGCATGTGAAGAATTTATGGCGCAGCTTATCCTAAAAACAACTTCTCCACTGAAAAAAGAAATAAAATGGGGTGCCAATGTGTACACCTTCTCTGGAAAAAATGTGATCGGGTGGGGTGGTTTCAAAGATTTTTTCAGCCTTTGGTTTTATAACGGTGTCTTTTTAACGGATTCATTGGAGGTATTGATCACTGCTTCTGAAGGGAAAACGAAATCACTCAGGCAGTGGCGCTTCACGGATGTCAAGCAAATGGATGAACAACAGATCCTGAATTACATCGAGGAATCTGTGCAGACGATACGGGACGGTAAGGAAATCAAACCCGAAAAGGCGAGCCCTAAAAAAGTTGAAGGACTGCTGAAGGAGGCGCTGGATAACGATGTCCAATTTGCCCACGCTTTCCAGAAATTAACGCCAGGTAAGCAAAAGGATTATATAGAACATATTGAGGAAGCCAAACAGGAAAAAACCAAGTTGGCTCGAATTGATAAAATAAAGCCCATGATCTTGGAAGGTAAGGGTCTGCATGATAAATATAAGCGCTAA
- a CDS encoding SRPBCC domain-containing protein, producing the protein MDPTNQYLSARASIQILKPIEEVFEAIVDPEKMSNYFLESSSGRLEDGVTVAWKFPEFEDIFPVTGKFIRAYDYISFDWSGGEEGMVVEIFLEAFHQNFTVVRVKESFMPKDDDGIKQAIGQTEGWANFLASLKASLEYGINLRKGAFDFMKPE; encoded by the coding sequence ATGGACCCAACGAATCAATATTTAAGTGCACGAGCCTCCATACAAATCCTGAAACCTATAGAAGAGGTTTTTGAAGCGATCGTTGACCCGGAAAAAATGAGCAACTATTTTTTGGAAAGTTCCAGTGGACGGTTGGAAGACGGGGTGACGGTTGCGTGGAAATTTCCGGAATTTGAAGATATCTTCCCTGTAACCGGTAAATTTATCCGCGCATACGATTATATATCCTTTGATTGGAGTGGAGGCGAGGAAGGAATGGTCGTTGAGATCTTCCTGGAAGCTTTCCACCAGAATTTCACTGTCGTGCGCGTGAAGGAAAGTTTTATGCCCAAAGATGATGATGGTATCAAGCAAGCGATTGGTCAGACCGAAGGCTGGGCTAATTTCCTGGCCAGCCTGAAAGCGAGTCTTGAATACGGAATCAATCTGCGAAAAGGAGCGTTCGATTTTATGAAACCTGAATAA
- a CDS encoding SusC/RagA family TonB-linked outer membrane protein, producing MFKSHHLFKGKSGTSMLRLGGFCLLCSIAASQTYAHSAVHAHEAASYWQNQITVRGSVKDVASGQPIAGVTVTVKGTTQATTTDEQGNFELQNVPGSATLVFTSVGLQAKEVAVSNQTSIQVDMMTSEDNIDEVVVVGYGTQKKATVTGAVAAVKGDELKKSPAINLSNAMAGRVPGVVATNGSGEPGYDGSGLRIRGTNTLGDSGPLIVIDGIPARAGGLDRLNPADIENISVLKDASAAIYGARAANGVVLVTTKRGKTGKPLLSYTFNQGFSQPTVIPKLANASQYAEMRNELQIFTLNPDEWKPALDAFNTTGIYKKKDGENLEAFFDLEDRRLFADGSDPWGHPNTDWYADALKTWSPQQKHNLQLDGGSEDFKYLLSIGHQDQDGYYKNSATGYKQYDIRVNLDANINKYVKTQFGILGRQENRNFPTKGAGTIFRMLMRGNPTMPAYWPNGMPGPDIENGENPVVIATNATGYNRDKRYYFQTNGQVEIQIPGVEGLKVTGNAAVDKYVRNSKLWEIPWYLYTWQNNAMEDDGVTPKLTAGRRGPADPRLTQSNEDQMNILMGAIASYDKVFGDHTINILAGVNRETIRNDNFSAFRRYFISTEIDYLFAGGDAEKNADGSAWERARLNYFGRANYNYKNKYIAELLWRYDGSYMFPENSRYGFFPGAMLGWVVSEENFWKESVPFVNYFKIRASYGQMGNDNVYYDGALQEYQYFSTYGFGTYIINDEMVKSLYERRVPNMFITWEVANNYNLGFDFQFMGGKMNAEIDVFKNSRESILWRRDASVPQSTGMTLPSENIGKVDNSGFDFNVGYRETFGELGFSASVNGGYAKNKIVFWDEAPGAPEYQKSTGRPINAGLYYIYDGVFRDQAEIDANTINYDDITSQLKPGDMKYQDYDGDGKITPNDRVRRDKNSVPTFQGGLNLGFTYKGFDLSVLFQGATGGEVRIGTDESGSIGNFLLDFYEDRWTIDNPSSEHPRITDRSNQYYSYNNTYWLKNTNYIRLKTLELGYNFNSDWTKKVGISSARLFVSGQNLLTFSKMKVFDPEGTNALGHYYPQARLLNTGLMVSF from the coding sequence ATGTTTAAAAGCCACCATCTTTTCAAAGGAAAGAGTGGGACGAGCATGCTTCGGCTGGGGGGATTCTGTCTTTTGTGCAGTATCGCCGCCTCGCAGACATACGCCCATTCTGCAGTACATGCACATGAAGCTGCATCGTATTGGCAAAATCAAATTACTGTTCGGGGTTCTGTAAAGGATGTCGCCTCAGGTCAGCCAATTGCTGGGGTAACCGTTACGGTTAAGGGGACCACTCAAGCCACCACAACCGATGAACAGGGTAATTTCGAATTGCAGAACGTACCTGGTTCTGCGACCTTAGTGTTTACTTCTGTCGGTTTACAGGCCAAGGAAGTTGCTGTTTCCAACCAAACCAGTATCCAAGTCGATATGATGACTTCCGAGGACAACATCGATGAAGTAGTCGTGGTAGGTTATGGTACGCAGAAGAAAGCGACCGTCACGGGAGCCGTAGCAGCCGTAAAAGGGGATGAATTGAAGAAATCTCCTGCCATCAACCTTTCCAATGCCATGGCTGGTCGGGTTCCCGGTGTCGTTGCCACCAATGGCAGTGGAGAACCGGGCTACGATGGTTCCGGTTTACGGATTCGGGGTACCAATACGCTGGGCGATTCCGGACCATTGATCGTAATCGATGGTATACCTGCACGTGCAGGTGGATTGGACCGATTGAATCCTGCAGATATCGAAAACATTTCCGTTTTGAAGGATGCTTCCGCTGCCATTTATGGTGCGCGTGCAGCAAACGGTGTGGTCCTTGTCACCACAAAACGTGGAAAGACAGGAAAGCCGCTTTTGTCCTATACCTTTAACCAAGGTTTTTCGCAACCTACCGTTATTCCGAAATTAGCCAATGCTTCCCAATATGCGGAAATGCGTAATGAATTGCAGATTTTTACCCTCAATCCGGATGAATGGAAACCTGCCTTGGACGCATTTAACACGACAGGCATTTACAAGAAAAAAGATGGCGAAAATCTGGAGGCCTTTTTCGACCTCGAAGATAGGCGCTTATTTGCCGATGGGTCTGATCCTTGGGGCCACCCTAATACCGACTGGTATGCCGATGCGTTGAAGACCTGGTCGCCGCAACAGAAACACAACCTGCAATTGGATGGTGGTTCGGAAGACTTTAAGTACCTCTTGTCCATTGGACATCAGGATCAGGACGGTTATTACAAGAATTCCGCTACAGGCTATAAACAATACGATATTCGCGTGAATCTGGATGCGAATATCAATAAATATGTAAAGACGCAATTCGGGATCTTGGGTAGACAAGAGAACCGGAATTTCCCGACGAAGGGAGCGGGAACGATATTCAGGATGTTGATGCGCGGTAACCCTACCATGCCGGCTTACTGGCCGAATGGCATGCCAGGACCCGATATCGAAAATGGAGAAAATCCAGTCGTTATTGCCACAAACGCAACGGGCTATAACCGCGACAAACGCTATTATTTCCAAACCAATGGGCAGGTAGAAATCCAGATCCCAGGTGTGGAAGGATTGAAAGTGACCGGTAATGCTGCAGTTGACAAATATGTTCGGAATAGTAAATTATGGGAGATTCCTTGGTACCTGTACACTTGGCAGAATAACGCCATGGAAGATGATGGCGTTACGCCAAAGTTAACCGCTGGTCGACGCGGACCAGCAGATCCTCGTTTGACACAGAGCAACGAAGACCAAATGAATATCCTGATGGGTGCCATTGCTTCCTACGACAAGGTGTTTGGAGACCATACCATCAACATATTGGCCGGGGTGAACCGTGAAACGATACGCAACGATAATTTCTCCGCCTTCCGGAGGTATTTCATATCTACGGAAATCGATTACCTATTTGCCGGTGGTGATGCGGAAAAGAATGCGGATGGTTCAGCGTGGGAGCGTGCTCGCCTAAACTATTTCGGCCGGGCAAATTACAACTACAAGAATAAGTACATCGCAGAATTGCTGTGGCGATACGATGGTTCTTATATGTTCCCGGAGAATAGCCGCTATGGTTTCTTCCCTGGTGCGATGTTGGGCTGGGTCGTGTCCGAGGAGAACTTCTGGAAAGAAAGTGTACCGTTCGTGAATTACTTCAAGATCCGTGCTTCCTACGGACAGATGGGAAATGACAATGTGTACTATGATGGGGCACTACAGGAATACCAATACTTCTCGACCTATGGTTTCGGAACCTACATCATCAATGATGAAATGGTGAAATCCCTTTACGAAAGAAGAGTGCCGAATATGTTCATTACCTGGGAGGTCGCCAATAATTACAACTTAGGTTTCGACTTCCAGTTTATGGGCGGAAAGATGAATGCGGAGATCGATGTATTCAAGAACTCGCGGGAGAGTATCCTTTGGCGCCGTGACGCTTCCGTGCCGCAGAGTACAGGGATGACGCTTCCTTCCGAGAACATAGGTAAAGTGGACAACTCCGGATTTGACTTTAATGTGGGCTATCGGGAGACTTTCGGTGAATTGGGATTCAGTGCTTCCGTGAATGGTGGTTACGCCAAGAACAAGATTGTTTTCTGGGATGAGGCACCTGGAGCACCGGAATACCAAAAGAGTACCGGCAGACCGATTAATGCAGGTTTGTATTACATATACGACGGTGTATTCCGTGATCAGGCAGAGATTGATGCAAATACCATCAATTACGATGACATCACGTCTCAATTGAAACCTGGGGACATGAAATACCAGGATTACGATGGTGATGGTAAGATTACGCCGAATGACCGCGTGCGTCGGGACAAAAACTCAGTACCTACCTTCCAGGGCGGTCTGAACTTGGGATTCACCTATAAAGGTTTTGATCTTTCCGTTCTCTTCCAGGGAGCGACCGGTGGGGAAGTCCGTATCGGTACGGATGAATCCGGTTCCATCGGTAACTTCTTATTGGACTTCTATGAGGACCGTTGGACCATTGACAACCCGAGCTCGGAACACCCACGGATCACGGACCGGAGTAACCAGTATTATTCCTATAACAATACCTATTGGTTGAAGAACACAAATTATATCCGTTTGAAAACGTTGGAATTGGGCTATAACTTCAATAGCGATTGGACCAAGAAAGTAGGGATCAGCAGTGCACGCCTCTTCGTGAGCGGGCAGAATCTCTTAACGTTCAGTAAGATGAAAGTTTTCGATCCGGAAGGGACGAATGCACTAGGGCATTACTATCCACAGGCGCGATTGCTGAATACAGGTTTAATGGTCTCATTTTAA
- a CDS encoding dienelactone hydrolase family protein, whose protein sequence is MNVSGILLAFALFAGSTASGQDLKEVPYQEGDQKLKGLVTSNAGSDRPAVVILPAWKGIDQEAKDAALDLEKQGYIAFIADIYGEGNVPADNAAAAKASSTYKNDYKAYQRRIQAALDEVKKLGATKVAVIGYCFGGTGALEAARGGLDVTGVVCIHGGLAKAADRTNSPLKTKILVEHPAQDESVRPEHLESLVKEMDEGKADWQIITYANAKHTFTNPASADYNPTMAKRAWQHTLLFLKEVLQ, encoded by the coding sequence ATGAACGTATCAGGAATACTATTGGCCTTTGCTTTATTTGCTGGATCAACAGCGAGTGGACAAGATTTAAAAGAAGTCCCTTACCAAGAGGGCGACCAGAAATTAAAAGGACTGGTGACATCCAATGCGGGCAGCGACAGGCCTGCCGTCGTGATCTTGCCAGCATGGAAAGGCATCGATCAGGAAGCAAAGGATGCTGCACTGGATCTGGAGAAGCAAGGCTATATTGCTTTTATAGCCGATATCTATGGGGAAGGGAATGTTCCTGCTGATAATGCTGCAGCAGCAAAAGCATCGAGCACCTATAAAAACGACTACAAAGCCTATCAACGTAGGATTCAGGCGGCGCTGGATGAAGTGAAGAAATTAGGGGCAACGAAGGTGGCCGTAATTGGGTATTGCTTTGGTGGAACCGGCGCGTTGGAGGCGGCACGTGGTGGCTTGGATGTGACCGGTGTGGTATGTATCCATGGTGGCCTTGCTAAAGCTGCTGACCGAACGAATTCCCCATTAAAAACCAAAATACTGGTGGAACATCCTGCACAGGACGAAAGTGTGCGACCGGAGCACCTGGAGAGTTTGGTTAAGGAAATGGACGAAGGTAAAGCCGATTGGCAGATTATTACCTATGCCAATGCCAAACATACCTTTACGAATCCGGCATCCGCTGACTACAATCCCACGATGGCCAAGCGCGCTTGGCAACATACCCTTCTTTTCCTCAAGGAAGTATTGCAGTAA
- a CDS encoding NAD(P)-dependent oxidoreductase translates to MDYKDKIGFIGLGNMGKPMAKNLEKAGVDLYVYNRTPEKMADFAANSTPCNDLVSLVDHSDIIFTMLSNDDAVHAVYESILSMDISGKLFVDMSTVSQEASKVISTMCLEQGAKFVDAPVAGSTQPAKEGTLIFMVGADQEDEQRILPYLQIMGKDVKYLGPNGNGVAAKLCINYYLSILYQGMAETVLFAENMGISRKDMMAIINDSASGSGASRVKTPLIIEDEYPAAFSVDLMLKDVKLALDAGANFPFSEILVDTYQGAKNAGFAKDDVMSIIPFLKDKQ, encoded by the coding sequence ATGGATTATAAGGATAAAATTGGATTTATTGGTCTTGGCAACATGGGGAAACCGATGGCCAAGAACCTGGAGAAGGCAGGAGTGGACCTCTATGTCTATAACAGAACGCCGGAGAAAATGGCAGATTTTGCCGCCAATAGCACACCGTGCAATGATCTTGTGAGTTTGGTGGACCATTCGGATATCATCTTCACCATGTTGAGTAATGATGATGCCGTGCATGCGGTATATGAGTCTATTCTTTCCATGGATATCTCTGGTAAATTATTTGTTGACATGAGTACGGTATCCCAAGAGGCATCTAAGGTGATCTCGACCATGTGTTTGGAGCAAGGCGCTAAATTTGTCGATGCGCCCGTTGCGGGAAGTACCCAGCCGGCCAAGGAAGGGACATTGATCTTTATGGTCGGTGCAGATCAGGAAGATGAACAGCGTATATTGCCCTACTTGCAAATCATGGGGAAGGATGTCAAATACCTGGGGCCGAATGGCAACGGGGTTGCTGCCAAGCTGTGCATCAATTATTACCTTTCCATTCTTTATCAAGGGATGGCGGAAACGGTGCTTTTTGCGGAGAATATGGGCATTTCCAGGAAGGATATGATGGCCATCATCAACGATAGCGCCAGTGGAAGCGGCGCTTCACGTGTGAAAACACCGTTGATCATTGAAGATGAATACCCTGCGGCATTTTCCGTTGATCTGATGTTGAAGGATGTGAAATTAGCACTGGATGCTGGAGCAAATTTTCCCTTTTCGGAAATATTGGTCGACACCTATCAAGGGGCTAAGAATGCTGGATTTGCCAAAGATGATGTCATGAGCATTATTCCTTTTTTAAAAGATAAACAGTAA
- a CDS encoding alpha/beta fold hydrolase: MKDKIIQAGQVQLFTQSFGRPEDPQILLIAGATVSMLFWEAEFCEALAEKGYFVIRYDFRDTGQSTTYPAGELHYGLEDLSMDILHILDSYGIEKAHLLGISLGGMLAQITAITHPERVASLTLFATMPWADSPIPVPEMDPSILEFHAAGAQVNWNNEEQVVEHMLKGSRLMSGNKPLDEDRAERYIRESFHRAIHFPSQFNHAQLSGAESTYNQIQKIKAPVLVIHGSDDKICHFHNALALMQLLKPKNLVVLEGTGHELHAQDYDQIIAAVDRLIQASKQMG; the protein is encoded by the coding sequence ATGAAAGATAAAATTATACAGGCTGGACAGGTTCAGTTGTTCACGCAATCCTTCGGCAGACCGGAAGATCCACAAATCCTTTTGATTGCCGGCGCCACGGTTTCCATGCTGTTCTGGGAGGCGGAATTCTGTGAGGCCTTGGCCGAAAAAGGATATTTTGTTATCCGATATGATTTCCGTGATACCGGACAGTCAACGACCTATCCGGCCGGTGAGCTCCATTACGGTTTGGAAGACCTGAGCATGGACATCCTGCATATACTGGATAGTTACGGCATAGAAAAGGCCCATCTCCTCGGTATTTCCCTCGGAGGCATGCTGGCACAGATCACTGCCATTACCCATCCCGAACGTGTAGCATCCCTTACCCTATTTGCCACCATGCCTTGGGCAGACAGTCCCATTCCGGTACCCGAAATGGATCCTTCCATTTTGGAATTCCATGCGGCAGGTGCGCAGGTCAATTGGAACAATGAAGAACAGGTCGTCGAGCATATGCTGAAGGGATCACGGTTAATGTCGGGGAATAAACCATTGGATGAAGACCGCGCAGAACGCTATATCCGTGAATCATTCCATCGAGCGATCCATTTCCCGAGTCAGTTCAATCATGCCCAGTTATCGGGTGCTGAATCCACCTACAACCAAATACAGAAAATAAAGGCTCCCGTTTTGGTCATACATGGCAGTGACGACAAAATCTGTCATTTTCATAATGCTCTTGCCTTAATGCAACTGTTGAAACCAAAAAACCTGGTCGTTCTGGAGGGCACCGGACATGAACTCCATGCGCAGGATTATGACCAGATTATTGCTGCGGTGGACAGATTGATTCAGGCGAGCAAACAAATGGGCTAA
- a CDS encoding alpha/beta fold hydrolase, translating to MDALRKIVGLTLLGFLSLTTLHAQENRPVLDIQLSNYTYPFPVDSLLLPNNQGKDLYMYYMDIKPKQNPNGEAVLLLHGKNFNGAYWKTTVDALTDAGYRVIVPDQIGFGKSSKPAQYQFTFQQLAMNTDALLSHVQLSEIHVLGHSMGGMLATRYALMYPEKVKKLILENPIGLEDWKLYAPYQPIDKNYASELKADYASTKKYQMEFYYDNQWKAAYDEWVYLLTGWVNHPDYPRVAWNNAQTSDMIFTQPVLYEFEHLSVPTLLVIGTRDRTAIGKDRVADPKVRAKMGQYQELGKETQKKIPGAALVELENVGHLPHIEAFERFMPPVLEFLKKEMN from the coding sequence ATGGATGCACTACGGAAAATTGTAGGATTAACCCTGTTGGGATTTTTGAGCCTCACAACACTACACGCACAGGAGAATCGCCCCGTCTTGGATATACAGCTTTCAAACTACACCTATCCATTCCCCGTGGACAGTTTACTGCTGCCCAACAACCAGGGAAAAGACCTGTACATGTACTACATGGATATTAAACCCAAACAGAATCCCAACGGTGAGGCTGTCCTGCTTCTTCATGGCAAGAATTTTAACGGTGCCTACTGGAAGACCACTGTGGATGCACTGACGGATGCGGGGTATCGGGTGATTGTTCCGGATCAGATTGGTTTCGGGAAATCATCAAAACCTGCGCAATACCAGTTTACTTTCCAGCAGCTGGCCATGAATACGGATGCGCTGCTAAGCCATGTGCAGTTGTCGGAAATTCATGTATTGGGTCATTCCATGGGTGGCATGTTGGCAACCCGCTACGCGCTGATGTACCCCGAGAAGGTAAAAAAGCTCATTTTGGAAAATCCGATTGGACTTGAAGATTGGAAGCTCTATGCCCCTTATCAACCTATTGATAAAAACTATGCCAGCGAATTGAAGGCGGACTATGCTTCTACGAAGAAATACCAAATGGAGTTTTATTATGACAACCAATGGAAGGCGGCATACGATGAATGGGTGTACCTATTAACGGGTTGGGTCAATCATCCGGATTATCCTCGCGTTGCCTGGAATAATGCCCAAACATCGGATATGATCTTCACCCAGCCGGTGCTATACGAATTTGAGCATTTATCCGTTCCCACCTTATTGGTGATCGGGACGCGTGATCGGACTGCCATCGGTAAAGATCGGGTGGCTGATCCGAAAGTTCGCGCAAAGATGGGTCAATATCAGGAGCTGGGTAAAGAAACGCAAAAGAAAATTCCAGGTGCTGCATTGGTGGAATTGGAAAATGTGGGGCACCTCCCACATATCGAAGCATTTGAGCGGTTTATGCCACCAGTATTGGAATTTTTAAAGAAAGAAATGAACTAA
- a CDS encoding aldo/keto reductase — MDRRKFITNSLMLSGALVTAGTLGHASAETHNMQKNMTDQGKKFRPLTLSGFGGVAIGNGFAKDNKDIPSLEAMDAAWQAGVRYYDTSPWYGLGISERRMGLYLKDKNREDYTISTKIGRLLHPEDNFKKPGLQWGGQMNASYTYDYSAAGARKSVEDSLQRLGIGSLDIVFVHDLSPDNGDMGKEWLKYFEEAKNGAFVELTKMREEGLIKGWGLGVNTIEPMLKAMEVADPDIFLSACQYSLIVHEDDLNQVFPKVAEKGISIVVGAPLCAGFLAGKGRYLYGKTIPDFAAEKLVALRKVADNHQVDLRTAALQFSAAPDVVSAVIPGASSAEQATANAASFEAKIPNGFWEELKAEKLIAANAPVPNA, encoded by the coding sequence ATGGACAGAAGGAAATTTATCACGAATAGCTTGATGCTATCCGGTGCCCTTGTTACGGCAGGTACCCTGGGTCATGCATCAGCAGAAACACATAACATGCAGAAAAATATGACAGATCAAGGAAAAAAATTCAGACCCTTAACCCTTAGTGGATTTGGTGGTGTTGCGATTGGTAATGGTTTCGCAAAGGATAACAAAGATATACCGAGTTTGGAAGCAATGGATGCAGCCTGGCAGGCGGGAGTACGCTATTATGATACTTCACCATGGTATGGCTTGGGCATCAGTGAGCGCCGAATGGGCCTTTACCTGAAAGATAAAAATAGGGAAGACTATACGATATCCACCAAGATAGGTCGATTGTTGCACCCTGAGGACAACTTCAAAAAGCCAGGTTTGCAATGGGGTGGGCAGATGAATGCGTCCTACACCTACGACTATAGTGCTGCCGGAGCGCGGAAGAGCGTGGAAGATAGCCTGCAACGCTTGGGTATCGGATCGTTGGATATCGTCTTTGTTCATGACCTGTCGCCGGATAACGGCGATATGGGCAAAGAATGGCTCAAATATTTTGAGGAAGCGAAAAATGGTGCGTTCGTGGAATTGACAAAGATGCGTGAAGAGGGGCTCATCAAAGGATGGGGATTGGGTGTCAATACCATTGAGCCGATGCTGAAGGCAATGGAAGTCGCGGATCCGGATATCTTTCTATCTGCCTGTCAATATTCATTGATTGTTCATGAGGACGACCTGAATCAGGTATTTCCGAAGGTGGCCGAAAAGGGGATATCTATTGTGGTAGGGGCACCGTTATGCGCGGGTTTCCTTGCCGGTAAGGGCAGGTATCTTTATGGGAAAACGATTCCTGATTTTGCAGCCGAGAAATTGGTGGCCCTTCGTAAGGTGGCCGACAACCATCAGGTAGATCTGCGGACAGCTGCTTTGCAATTTTCTGCAGCACCCGATGTCGTTTCGGCTGTCATCCCCGGAGCAAGCTCTGCTGAGCAGGCTACAGCCAATGCGGCATCTTTCGAAGCGAAGATTCCTAATGGATTCTGGGAAGAACTGAAAGCAGAAAAATTAATCGCTGCCAATGCTCCCGTTCCAAATGCGTAA